A single region of the Cucumis melo cultivar AY chromosome 3, USDA_Cmelo_AY_1.0, whole genome shotgun sequence genome encodes:
- the LOC103488285 gene encoding uncharacterized protein LOC103488285 produces MSYNSSTVGSGSRTGRMTFEFGRTHVVRPKGKHQATIVWLHGLGDKGSSWSQLLETLPLPNIKWICPTAPTRPVALFGGFPCTAWFDVGDISEDSPDDLEGLDAAASHVANLLSTEPGDIKLGIGGFSMGAATAIYSASCRILGQYGNGNLYPINLSAVVGLSGWLPCSRSLRNQIGVSHEAAMRAASLPILLCHGSGDDVVAYKHGEKSAHTLSSAGFRNLTFKAYNGLGHYTIPEEMDVVCQWLTVILGLDGLRLVDH; encoded by the exons ATGAGCTATAACAGCTCTACTGTGGGCTCTG GTAGTAGAACTGGCAGGATGACCTTTGAGTTTGGGAGGACCCATGTGGTCAGGCCTAAAGGGAAGCATCAGGCAACTATTGTTTGGTTACATGGCCTAGGTGATAAGGGATCAAG tTGGTCTCAGCTCTTGGAAACTCTTCCTCTACCAAAC ATTAAGTGGATTTGTCCTACTGCTCCTACTCGACCCGTGGCATTATTTGGTGGATTTCCTTGCACTGCTT GGTTTGATGTGGGAGATATTTCAGAAGATTCTCCTGATGATTTAGAAGGCTTGGATGCTGCAGCATCACATGTTGCTAATCTTTTGTCTACAGAACCTGGTGATA TTAAACTTGGTATTGGAGGCTTCAGTATGGGTGCTGCAACTGCAATTTACTCTGCATCATGCCGTATTCTTGGGCAATATGGAAATGGAAACCTATACCCCATTAACCTTAGTGCAGTTGTTGGGCTCAGCGGCTGGCTTCCTTGTTCAAG ATCTTTGAGGAACCAGATTGGTGTGTCACATGAAGCTGCAATGCGGGCTGCCTCTCTGCCCATTTTACTCTGTCATGGTTCAG GTGATGATGTCGTTGCTTACAAACATGGCGAGAAATCTGCACATACTTTAAGTTCAGCTGGATTTAGAAATCTAACATTTAAAGCCTATAACGG GCTGGGACATTACACCATTCCTGAGGAGATGGATGTTGTCTGTCAATGGCTGACAGTAATTTTGGGGCTCGATGGCTTACGATTAGTTGACCACTGA